GCGTTTTCGGCCAAGAAGCCATAGCCCGGGTGGATAGCGTCTGCCTTCGTGTAAAGAGCGACCGTCATAATCCGTGCCATGTTCAAATAGCTGTCCTTGGACGCCGTAGGTCCGATGCAATACGCTTCATCCGCCAATTCTACGTGCAAGGCTTCCCGATCCGCCTCTGAAAAGACAGCGACGGTTTGTATACCAAGTTCCTGGCAAGCGCGAATAATGCGGACAGCGATTTCGCCGCGATTGGCAATCAATACTTTCGTAAACATAGGCGCACTCCTTCCTACTGAGTTTTGACAACGAGCACTGCTTTTCCATAATCGACAAACTGACCATCCACCGCAAGAATTTCGGTGATAATGCCGCTAACGGGAGTCGTAATGTCGGTAGAAAGCTGAAGAGCATCAGCCGTGCAACGTCCAACTTTTTCGCCTGCTTGAACAGTCTGCCCTACTGTCACTTCCGCATAAAACAGTCCTACTCCCAAAGACATGACTTGCTGTGTCACTTCCTTAGGTACCTTAGCAACGACATCGACAGACTCAGCAGTGGCGGCTGCCTCTTGATAACCATGCTGCACTTCGCCCACCTGTACAGGCGCATGGACAGCCACGACTTCGGCTGGTGCGCTTTTCTTAATTACGATTCGAGTCTTGCCCTTCTCCCATTCCAGCTCCTCAATGGAAGACTGATTCACCAGCTTGATAAATTCACGCAGTTCATGCAGCTTCATAACACGATCAGAGCTCCTTTCTAAAGTGGGATGTTCCCGTGCTTTTTGTACGGGCGATCTTCCTGCTTGTTTCTGAGCATTTCCAAGGCCTGGGCGACCTTTTGGCGGGTTTCGCGCGGGTCGATGACGTCATCCACCATCCCGAGACTTGCCGCGACATAGGGATTGGCAAACTTTTCACGGTAGAGGGCAATTTTCTCTGCGCGAGTCGCAGCCGGGTCCTCACTTTGTTCGATTTCCTTTGCAAAAATAACGTTGGCTGCTCCCTCGGGACCCATGACGGCAATCTCTGCGTTCGGCCATGCATACACGACATCTGCTCCAATCGATTTGGAGTTGAGCGCCACATAAGCTCCTCCGTAAGCTTTGCGCAGAATCACGGTGATTTTGGGAACCGTTGCTTCTGAGTATGCATACAAGATTTTCGCCCCATGACGGATAATCCCTCCATGCTCCTGATTGATTCCTGGGAAAAAGCCAGAGACATCCTCAAAGGTCAGCAGCGGAATGTTGAAGCAATCGCAAAAACGGATGAACCGGGCCAGCTTATCCGATGAATGAATATCCAGTCCGCCTGCCATGACCTTCGGCTGGTTGGCGATAATGCCGACACTATGTCCATCAATACGCGCCAGACCGATCACGATATTGCGGGCAAAGTTCGGCTGTACTTCCATGAAATCACCGTGATCCACGATTTTTTCAATGACTTTGCGCACATCGTATACTTTGGTGCTTTCAGCAGGTACCAGCTCCAAGAGATCCTCTTGCCAACCATTATTTTCCTTTTCTTTTATCACAGGTGCGCGATCACGATTGTTTTGTGGCAGGAAGCTGAGTAGCCTGCGCACTCCTTCCAATACTTCTTGTTCGGTCTCTGCCGTAAAATGGGCATTGCCGCTCACTGTCGAATGGACTTTGGCTCCGCCTAGGTCCTCGGCGGATATTTTTTCACCTGTAACGGTCTCGATCACTTTTGGACCTGTGATGAACATTTGGCTCGTCTTCTCAACCATGAACACGAAATCCGTAATCGCTGGGGAGTAAACGGCTCCTCCCGCACACGGACCGAGGATGACAGAGATTTGCGGAATCACGCCGGAGTAAATGGCATTGCGATAAAAAATCGTGCCGTAGCCATCCAGTGAGCTTACTCCTTCTTGAATGCGTGCCCCGCCAGAGTCGTTTAGACCGATAAAGGGAGCGCCGTTTTTCGCTGCCAAGTCCATCACCTTGGCAATTTTCATCGCGTGCATCTCACCCAATGCACCGCCAAACACCGTGAAATCCTGCGCGAACAAATAGACAGGGCGACCATTGATTTTACCGTAGCCCGTCACGACACCTTCGCCTGGTGCCTCCATCTGGTCGAGACCAAAATGCGTAGCACGGTGCTCAACAAACGGGTTCAGCTCCATAAAGGTGTCTGGATCAAGCAGGAGCTCGATTCGCTCGCGTGCAGTCAACTTGCCGCGGTTATGCTGGGCATCGATGCGAGTATCTCCGCCACCAAGCTGGATTTTATATTTGCGTTCCATCAATTCATCAATTTTTTCGTACATATTGTTGCTCATATGGGCCACCATCTCTCTATTCCTTTTTCATGATCGCACTCTCATAGATCGCCACTAATTGCTGTACGGCACTCGTCGGTGAAATCTCGCCACTCGCAACAGCTCCTTCAATGGAGGGAAGCAGCTCGGCTACTTGCTGGTTGCCGAAAAAGGTCGCGCGCAAGTAGTCCTGAGCCATACTGTGCATCCAATCGAGTAGCTGCGCTTTGCGCCTGCTCTCGAAGCCACCTGATTGGATGGTGGTTTCACGAAATTGACCGATGACCTCCCAAATATCTTCAATGCCTTCCCCTGTCAGCGAGGAACACATATATGCCTTCGTCTCCCAGCCAGTTGTTGCCGGCTGTAAGTAATGCAGAACACGATTGTATTCACCTTTGGCGATCAAGGCACGCGTGCGGTTTTCCCCATCGGCTTTGTTGATCAGAAGCGCATCTGCTATTTCCATGATGCCTTTTTTGATTCCTTGCAGTTCATCGCCTGCCCCTGTCAGCATCAGCAGTAAAAAGAAATCGACCATAGACCTGACTGTCGTCTCACTCTGTCCGACCCCGACCGTCTCGACCAAAATCACATCATAGCCTGCTGCCTCACAGATCAGCATTGTTTCCCGCGTCTTCCGATTGACTCCTCCCAGCGTGCCACCCGTGGCAGAAGGTCGGATGAACGCCTGTGGATTGCGCGACAAGAGCTCCATCCGCGTCTTGTCACCGAGAATGCTTCCGCGTGTAACCGTACTGCTCGGATCAACGGCCAAAACAGCGACACGATGACCTTTTTCGCAAAGCATACTGCCAAATGCTTCAATGAACGTGCTCTTGCCTGCACCTGGCACACCGGATATCCCTATGCGTATGGATTGACCTGTATGAGGAAGCAGCTGTTTAATCACCTCTTGAGCCATATCCATATGAGCGGGAGCATTACTCTCGACCAGCGTGATTGCCTGTGCCAAAACCGTTCGGTTACTATCTCGTACGCCTGTGACATATTGATTCACTGATAAGCGTGGGAGACGTGCCTTGGAGGAAACGTTCAAGAAATTCTTGTCAGCCTTGCCCCCGGTCATTGTCCAGCAGCCTCCAGGCGATACACGATCTCTTGCAGAACGTGCTGGGCTGCTACAGGAATGACTGTTCCTGGCCCAAAAATAGCTGCGGCACCATGCTCTCGCAAAAAGGCGTAATCCTGTGCTGGTATCACACCACCTATGACGACGACAATATCCTCGCGTCCCAACTTCTTGAGCTCTCCCACCAGTTGTGGCAGCAATGTTTTATGTCCTGCCGCAAGCGAGCTGAAGCCGATCACGTGCACGTCATTTTCTATTGCTTGCTTCGCTGTTTCCTCAGGAGTCTGGAACAGTGGACCGATATCGACATCAAAACCCAAGTCGGCAAAAGCGGTCGCAATCACTTTCGCGCCCCTATCATGTCCGTCTTGACCCATTTTCGCGATCATAATACGGGGACGTCTGCCTTCCCACTGCTCGAATTCGTCTGCCATCTTGCGCACAGCCGCTACCTCATCGACATCTGCGTATTCGGAACTGTAAACGCCGCTAATGGAGCGAATGACCGCCTTGTGTCTACCTACGACTTTTTCATAGGCATCCGATATTTCGCCCAAAGAAGCTCTTGCTCGCGCCGCTTCAATAGCCAGCTCCAACAGATTGCCTTCGCCCGTTTTCGCGCATTCCGTAATGGCCTGTAGAGTTGCTTGCACTCTCGCCTCATCTCGGTTATTGCGCAGCTCCTGCAAACGTCTGATTTGCGCTTCTCGAACCGCTGTGTTGTCGACTTCGAGGATTTCCAGCGGATCTTCCTTGTCCAGACGGTATTTGTTCACGCCAATAATGGCTTCCTTCGCTGAATCGATATGTGCC
The window above is part of the Brevibacillus antibioticus genome. Proteins encoded here:
- a CDS encoding acyl-CoA carboxylase subunit beta, yielding MVAHMSNNMYEKIDELMERKYKIQLGGGDTRIDAQHNRGKLTARERIELLLDPDTFMELNPFVEHRATHFGLDQMEAPGEGVVTGYGKINGRPVYLFAQDFTVFGGALGEMHAMKIAKVMDLAAKNGAPFIGLNDSGGARIQEGVSSLDGYGTIFYRNAIYSGVIPQISVILGPCAGGAVYSPAITDFVFMVEKTSQMFITGPKVIETVTGEKISAEDLGGAKVHSTVSGNAHFTAETEQEVLEGVRRLLSFLPQNNRDRAPVIKEKENNGWQEDLLELVPAESTKVYDVRKVIEKIVDHGDFMEVQPNFARNIVIGLARIDGHSVGIIANQPKVMAGGLDIHSSDKLARFIRFCDCFNIPLLTFEDVSGFFPGINQEHGGIIRHGAKILYAYSEATVPKITVILRKAYGGAYVALNSKSIGADVVYAWPNAEIAVMGPEGAANVIFAKEIEQSEDPAATRAEKIALYREKFANPYVAASLGMVDDVIDPRETRQKVAQALEMLRNKQEDRPYKKHGNIPL
- a CDS encoding acetyl-CoA carboxylase biotin carboxyl carrier protein; the encoded protein is MKLHELREFIKLVNQSSIEELEWEKGKTRIVIKKSAPAEVVAVHAPVQVGEVQHGYQEAAATAESVDVVAKVPKEVTQQVMSLGVGLFYAEVTVGQTVQAGEKVGRCTADALQLSTDITTPVSGIITEILAVDGQFVDYGKAVLVVKTQ
- the meaB gene encoding methylmalonyl Co-A mutase-associated GTPase MeaB translates to MTGGKADKNFLNVSSKARLPRLSVNQYVTGVRDSNRTVLAQAITLVESNAPAHMDMAQEVIKQLLPHTGQSIRIGISGVPGAGKSTFIEAFGSMLCEKGHRVAVLAVDPSSTVTRGSILGDKTRMELLSRNPQAFIRPSATGGTLGGVNRKTRETMLICEAAGYDVILVETVGVGQSETTVRSMVDFFLLLMLTGAGDELQGIKKGIMEIADALLINKADGENRTRALIAKGEYNRVLHYLQPATTGWETKAYMCSSLTGEGIEDIWEVIGQFRETTIQSGGFESRRKAQLLDWMHSMAQDYLRATFFGNQQVAELLPSIEGAVASGEISPTSAVQQLVAIYESAIMKKE